Within Sphingobium sp. SCG-1, the genomic segment CCGGCATGGCGCGCTGCTGGGGCAGGGCGACAGCATGACCTTGGATCAGGCGCAAATATTGGTCGAGACTGCGCTGGACGAGTGCGAGCGCTTCTATCCTGTGTTCCAGTTTGTCCTGTGGGGCGGAAAATCCCCGTCCGAAGCCATCAGCGCGAGCCTTATCGAGACACGCGGAGAAGCATAAGACCTCGATCTGCCTCTGCGGGATCGGGAATGCTGCTCCCTTCGGAGATTTCACCATGACGCAATGGCCTTCGCATCTGTTCATGATCGGGTGCGGAAACATGGCGGGAGCCATGCTCTCGCGCTGGCTCGATAGCGGCCTTGATCCGGCTTCGGTGACGGTGTTCCGTCCGAGTGGCAAGCCCGTCGCACCGGGTGTTGAGGTAGTGAGCGCCGCCCCGGACACTCTGCCTCTTGGCACAATGGTCCTGCTGGGCATGAAGCCGCAGCAGATTTCCGCTGTGGCGGACAGCTTCGCGAAGTTGCTAGGCGCGGACATATTGTTGGTGTCGATGCTGGCAGGCACCACTACGACAACGCTGCGCGATTACTTCCCGGCGCCTGAGAATGTCGTGCGCGTGATGCCGAATACGCCGGTGGGAGTAGGGCAGGGCGTATGCGCTCTCTATGCTGACAGTGCGACCGCGCCCGATGCGCGCGACCATGTGGCGGATATGATGCAGCCGCTAGGCCTCGTCGAATGGGTCGAGGACGAGAACGCATTCAATCTCGTCACGGCGCTGTCCGGCTGCGGCCCGGCCTATCTCTTCCGCTTCATCGATGCGCTCGCAAAAGCGGGGGAAGCGATAGGGCTTGAACCCGTGCAATCCGCGCGCCTCGCGCTCGCCACGGTGCAAGGTGCATCTACGCTGGCGACTCAGGCGAGCGAAAGTCCGGCCGCGCTAGCGGATCGGGTTGCCAGTCCCGGCGGAATGACGCGAAAGGGCATGGACGTTCTGGACCAGGACGACGCTCTGAACCGTTTATTGGCTGACACGCTCATCGCTGCGCGGGACAGGGGCATCGAGATGGCCGAGGGGAAATGATTCCCGTTCGGGCGTCAACTTCACAGTACGGAACCCTATTTCGCTGACGATAACTCCCGCCACGATCAGCGCCGCCCCAATCAAGGCTGAACCTGGAAGCCGCTAGGACCGATGCAGGTGAACAGCTGGTTTGGAGCGCATGCGCAAAGGCCAAGGGTGAGCGAATCGTGCCGCCCACGGTGCTTCGCGAAATCGACGAGCCTAAACATGATGGAGATGACGACAGCCTGCGCGGACAGCTATTCCCGAACTTCCGCAGACCGCTCTGTGGAGTTCACAGCGCCCGGGCGGCGGATGGCCGCCGGCTCCTAGCTCGAAAGCGGCAGAGCAGACGACCTTACGAAAGAGTTTAAGAAACGAGGCGCGTTATCCGGCTGCTCGCTCCGCTACCGGTCGGCGTCGCAGCGATGGCGTGGCTAACGAAGGCGGAACATAGGCTGCGCCCTCCAACGGAGCGACATCGGTCCCCGGCGGTACGATCACGTCGATCTTGTCGAGTATCTCGTCGCTCAGCACCACCTCTATTCCCGCCAGATAGCTGTCGAGCTGCTCGGGCGTGCGGGGCCCCATGATGGCTGACGTAATAGCAGGATGCGCCACGACGAAGGCGACCGCCATGTGGATCAGCGAAATGCCGGCGCTCTCGGCGAGCGGGATGAGTTGCTCCACTTTATCGAGACTGGCTTCGTCGCTCATCGCAGTCGGGAAATATTTCGCGCGCATGCTGTCAGGTGTTTTCTCGCCCTGGCGATACTTGCCCGTAAGCATCCCTTTTGCCAGCGGGCTCCAAGACATAACACCCATGCCAAACCGCTGGCACGCGGGCAGGACGTCGCGCTCAATTGCGCGATTGAGGATCGAGTAGGGCGGCTGTTCGGTACGGAAACGCGCAAGACCACGACGCTCGGCGACCCACTGCGCGTCCACGATGTCAGCAGCGGGGAAAGTCGATGCGCCGATGGCGCGCACCTTTCCTTCGCGCATCAGGTCCGATAGCACCGACAATGTCTCCTCAATATCGGTATCCGGGACAGGACGGTGAAGTTGATAGACGTCAATATAGTCGGTCTGCAGCCGCCGCAGCGAGTTTTCGACTGCCCGCGTCAGCCAGCGCCGCGATCCGCCGCGATCGTTCGGATCATCGCTCATGGGCTGATACGCCTTGGTGGCGAGTACCACGCTGTCTCTTCGCCCCTTAAGCGCCTTCCCAACGATCTCTTCTGATTCGCCGCGGCTGTAAGCGTCGGCAGTGTCCACAAAGTTGATGCCCGTATCGAGCGCCTTGTGAACCATACGGGCGCACTCGTCATGATCTCCATTGGCCATTTTTCCAAACATCATCGCGCCCAGACAGTAGGGGCTGACCTTGATGCCGGTGCGGCCGAGCGGACGATAGTGCATGTCAAATCTCCTGATGTGGCTCTGGCAAAATTCCGCCGGATGAATTACATCCTCTGAAACGGAACATGTGTCCGTTTATATGGAACAATGTTCCGTTTAGCAATACGCTCAAGGAATTATGATGGGGCATGACGGCGAAAAAGGTATAATCGGTGA encodes:
- the proC gene encoding pyrroline-5-carboxylate reductase, with translation MTQWPSHLFMIGCGNMAGAMLSRWLDSGLDPASVTVFRPSGKPVAPGVEVVSAAPDTLPLGTMVLLGMKPQQISAVADSFAKLLGADILLVSMLAGTTTTTLRDYFPAPENVVRVMPNTPVGVGQGVCALYADSATAPDARDHVADMMQPLGLVEWVEDENAFNLVTALSGCGPAYLFRFIDALAKAGEAIGLEPVQSARLALATVQGASTLATQASESPAALADRVASPGGMTRKGMDVLDQDDALNRLLADTLIAARDRGIEMAEGK
- a CDS encoding aldo/keto reductase, with amino-acid sequence MHYRPLGRTGIKVSPYCLGAMMFGKMANGDHDECARMVHKALDTGINFVDTADAYSRGESEEIVGKALKGRRDSVVLATKAYQPMSDDPNDRGGSRRWLTRAVENSLRRLQTDYIDVYQLHRPVPDTDIEETLSVLSDLMREGKVRAIGASTFPAADIVDAQWVAERRGLARFRTEQPPYSILNRAIERDVLPACQRFGMGVMSWSPLAKGMLTGKYRQGEKTPDSMRAKYFPTAMSDEASLDKVEQLIPLAESAGISLIHMAVAFVVAHPAITSAIMGPRTPEQLDSYLAGIEVVLSDEILDKIDVIVPPGTDVAPLEGAAYVPPSLATPSLRRRPVAERAAG